A stretch of Triticum aestivum cultivar Chinese Spring chromosome 1D, IWGSC CS RefSeq v2.1, whole genome shotgun sequence DNA encodes these proteins:
- the LOC123170543 gene encoding uncharacterized protein, with protein MSSQRMGRHQRRASQSVFALPENFAVLDDVPASDEHRKADGGATEQQQQQQQGAGRHRRAMSMAVASSRDLEMIKEDIGGYSNYKIGA; from the coding sequence ATGTCGTCGCAGCGGATGGGGCGTCACCAGCGCCGGGCGTCGCAGAGCGTGTTCGCGCTGCCGGAGAACTTCGCGGTCCTCGACGACGTGCCGGCGTCCGACGAGCACCGGAAGGCGGACGGCGGCGCgaccgagcagcagcagcagcagcagcagggggcggGGCGCCACCGGCGGGCCATGTCCATGGCCGTCGCCTCCTCCAGGGACCTCGAGATGATCAAGGAGGACATCGGCGGCTACAGCAACTACAAGATCGGCGCCTAG
- the LOC123182279 gene encoding metal tolerance protein 5 isoform X2, translating to MAAGGTAEGEELFLLRSAEEGEGEGDGLCVGERPWRLNFDGFRRQGPQQENPPSRGLQDCLGVLGNGVCMFVLIWMWACGIMVLFEMIVRLLLQLVIANLILIRVTAQGPGDVVAEYYQQQLEMLEGFNEMDTLTDRGCLPGLSKEEREKIARSETLAIRLSNIANMVLFAAKVYASIRSGSLAIIASTLDSLLDLLSGFILWFTAFSMQTPNPYRYPIGKRRMQPLGILVFASVMATLGLQIILESTRSLLSSNGAEFRLTKEQEMWVVNIMLAVTLVKLLLVIYCRSFTNEIVKAYAQDHFFDVITNIIGLVAALLANYFEGWIDPVGAIILAIYTIRTWSMTVLENVHSLVGQSASPEFLQKLTYLCWNHHKAVRHIDTVRAYTFGSHYFVEVDIVLPCDMPLQEAHDIGEALQEKLESLPEIERAFVHLDYEFTHQPEHARSYDT from the exons ATGGCGGCGGGAGGTACCGCGGAGGGCGAGGAGCTCTTCCTCCTCCGCTCGGCcgaggaaggggaaggggaaggggacgGGTTGTGCGTGGGGGAGCGCCCCTGGCGGCTCAACTTCGACGGCTTCCGGCGCCAGGGGCCGCAGCAGGAGAATCCGCCGTCCCGCGGCCTCCAGGACTGCCTCGGCGTGCTAG GGAATGGGGTATGCATGTTTGTACTTATATGGATGTGGGCATGTGGCATCATGGTTCTGTTTGAAATGATTGTGCGGCTTCTACTACAACTGGTTATTGCAAATTTAATTCTTATTCGAGTAACAG CTCAAGGACCTGGAGATGTTGTGGCTGAATActaccaacaacagttggagatgTTGGAAGGTTTCAATGAAATGGATACTCTGACAGACCGTGGTTGCCTTCCTGGATTATCCAAG GAAGAACGTGAGAAAATTGCCCGGAGTGAGACATTAGCCATCCGATTATCTAACATAGCAAACATGGTTCTTTTTGCTGCAAAAGTTTATGCCTCAATAAGGAGTGGCTCCCTAGCTATTATTGCTTCAACACTGGACTCTCTACTTGACTTGTTGTCCGGGTTTATTTTGTGGTTTACTGCCTTttcaatgcaaacaccaaaccCATACAGGTACCCAATTGGTAAAAGGCGCATGCAACCTTTG GGAATACTTGTTTTTGCATCTGTTATGGCAACACTCGGTCTTCAAATTATTCTAGAATCCACACGCTCATTGTTGTCATCTAAT GGAGCTGAATTCCGCTTGACAAAAGAACAGGAAATGTGGGTTGTGAATATTATGCTGGCAGTGACGCTGGTGAAGCTTCTGCTGGTTATATATTGCCGCTCATTCACCAATGAAATTGTGAAGGCATATGCACAGGATCACTTTTTTGATGTCATCACCAACATTATTGGGCTTGTGGCTGCACTTCTTGCTAATTATTTTGAAGGCTGGATTGACCCAGTTGGTGCCATCATT CTAGCGATCTACACAATCAGGACATGGTCCATGACGGTGCTGGAGAACGTGCACTCCCTGGTCGGCCAATCGGCCTCACCGGAGTTCCTCCAGAAGCTCACCTACCTGTGCTGGAACCATCACAAGGCCGTGAGGCACATCGACACGGTGCGGGCGTACACGTTCGGCTCTCACTACTTCGTCGAGGTCGACATCGTCCTGCCGTGCGACATGCCCCTGCAGGAGGCGCACGACATCGGCGAGGCCCTGCAGGAGAAGCTGGAGAGCCTGCCCGAGATCGAGCGCGCCTTCGTCCACCTCGACTACGAGTTCACCCACCAGCCCGAGCACGCCCGGTCCTACGACACATAA
- the LOC123182279 gene encoding metal tolerance protein 5 isoform X1 codes for MAAGGTAEGEELFLLRSAEEGEGEGDGLCVGERPWRLNFDGFRRQGPQQENPPSRGLQDCLGVLAQGPGDVVAEYYQQQLEMLEGFNEMDTLTDRGCLPGLSKEEREKIARSETLAIRLSNIANMVLFAAKVYASIRSGSLAIIASTLDSLLDLLSGFILWFTAFSMQTPNPYRYPIGKRRMQPLGILVFASVMATLGLQIILESTRSLLSSNGAEFRLTKEQEMWVVNIMLAVTLVKLLLVIYCRSFTNEIVKAYAQDHFFDVITNIIGLVAALLANYFEGWIDPVGAIILAIYTIRTWSMTVLENVHSLVGQSASPEFLQKLTYLCWNHHKAVRHIDTVRAYTFGSHYFVEVDIVLPCDMPLQEAHDIGEALQEKLESLPEIERAFVHLDYEFTHQPEHARSYDT; via the exons ATGGCGGCGGGAGGTACCGCGGAGGGCGAGGAGCTCTTCCTCCTCCGCTCGGCcgaggaaggggaaggggaaggggacgGGTTGTGCGTGGGGGAGCGCCCCTGGCGGCTCAACTTCGACGGCTTCCGGCGCCAGGGGCCGCAGCAGGAGAATCCGCCGTCCCGCGGCCTCCAGGACTGCCTCGGCGTGCTAG CTCAAGGACCTGGAGATGTTGTGGCTGAATActaccaacaacagttggagatgTTGGAAGGTTTCAATGAAATGGATACTCTGACAGACCGTGGTTGCCTTCCTGGATTATCCAAG GAAGAACGTGAGAAAATTGCCCGGAGTGAGACATTAGCCATCCGATTATCTAACATAGCAAACATGGTTCTTTTTGCTGCAAAAGTTTATGCCTCAATAAGGAGTGGCTCCCTAGCTATTATTGCTTCAACACTGGACTCTCTACTTGACTTGTTGTCCGGGTTTATTTTGTGGTTTACTGCCTTttcaatgcaaacaccaaaccCATACAGGTACCCAATTGGTAAAAGGCGCATGCAACCTTTG GGAATACTTGTTTTTGCATCTGTTATGGCAACACTCGGTCTTCAAATTATTCTAGAATCCACACGCTCATTGTTGTCATCTAAT GGAGCTGAATTCCGCTTGACAAAAGAACAGGAAATGTGGGTTGTGAATATTATGCTGGCAGTGACGCTGGTGAAGCTTCTGCTGGTTATATATTGCCGCTCATTCACCAATGAAATTGTGAAGGCATATGCACAGGATCACTTTTTTGATGTCATCACCAACATTATTGGGCTTGTGGCTGCACTTCTTGCTAATTATTTTGAAGGCTGGATTGACCCAGTTGGTGCCATCATT CTAGCGATCTACACAATCAGGACATGGTCCATGACGGTGCTGGAGAACGTGCACTCCCTGGTCGGCCAATCGGCCTCACCGGAGTTCCTCCAGAAGCTCACCTACCTGTGCTGGAACCATCACAAGGCCGTGAGGCACATCGACACGGTGCGGGCGTACACGTTCGGCTCTCACTACTTCGTCGAGGTCGACATCGTCCTGCCGTGCGACATGCCCCTGCAGGAGGCGCACGACATCGGCGAGGCCCTGCAGGAGAAGCTGGAGAGCCTGCCCGAGATCGAGCGCGCCTTCGTCCACCTCGACTACGAGTTCACCCACCAGCCCGAGCACGCCCGGTCCTACGACACATAA